From one Anopheles bellator chromosome 1, idAnoBellAS_SP24_06.2, whole genome shotgun sequence genomic stretch:
- the LOC131206278 gene encoding protein disulfide-isomerase A3, which produces MSRRVLLCLCALVAAAFAGEADVLELTDSDFSTRVAETETTLVMFYAPWCGHCKKLKPEYAKAAELLRGEDPPIALAKVDCTEGGKDTCNKFSVSGYPTLKVFKNGEVSQEFNGPREANGIAKYMKSIVGPASKDLLTLEAFDAFLKVQETSLVGFFKKESDLKGVFLKYADSQRERLRFGHSSVPAVLEKQGETDGVYLFRARQLANKFEPDFVKFEGSNKQELADFVKANFHGLAGVRTRDSSSDFKNPLVVVYYAVDYVKNPKGTNYWRNRVLKVAKEFVGRVNFAVSSKDDFQHELNEYGYDYTGDKPLVLARDAKNQKFIMKDEFSVENLQAFATELDEGSLEPYVKSEPVPESNDGPVKVAVAKNFEEVVVNNGVDTLVEFYAPWCGHCKKLTPTLEELGTKLKDEDVSIVKMDATANDVAPEFEVRGFPTLYWMPKDAKSNPLRYEGGREVDDFVKYIAKHATSELKGFDRSGNAKKTEL; this is translated from the exons ATGTCTCGCCGGGTTCTACTGTGCTTGTGTGCCCTGGTGGCCGCGGCCTTCGCCGGCGAAGCCGATGTTCTCGAATTGACCGATAGTGATTTCTCGACGCGCGTCGCCGAGACGGAAACCACCCTTGTGATGTTCTACGCCCCATG GTGCGGACACTGCAAGAAACTGAAACCGGAGTACGCCAAGGCGGCCGAGCTGCTACGTGGCGAAGATCCTCCGATTGCACTGGCCAAGGTGGACTGCACGGAAGGGGGTAAGGACACGTGCAACAAGTTCAGCGTCAGCGGCTACCCCACGCTGAAAGTGTTCAAGAACGGTGAGGTGTCCCAGGAGTTTAACGGACCCCGGGAAGCTAACGGTATTGCAAAGTACATGAAATCGATCGTTGGCCCTGCCTCAAAGGATCTGCTGACGCTGGAGGCGTTCGATGCTTTCCTGAAAGTGCAAGAAACGTCGCTGGTCGGCTTTTTCAAGAAGGAGTCGGATCTAAAGGGTGTGTTCCTCAAGTACGCCGATAGCCAGCGCGAACGTCTACGCTTTGGCCACAGCAGCGTACCGGCGGTGCTCGAGAAGCAGGGAGAAACCGATGGCGTCTATCTTTTCCGTGCCCGTCAGCTGGCGAACAAGTTTGAACCGGACTTTGTCAAGTTCGAGGGCAGTAATAAGCAGGAGTTGGCTGATTTTGTCAAGGCCAACTTCCACGGATTGGCCGGAGTGCGTACACGCGACTCTTCGAGCGATTTCAAAAACCCACTCGTGGTCGTGTACTACGCAGTGGACTATGTGAAGAACCCGAAAGGCACCAACTACTGGCGCAACCGAGTGCTGAAGGTGGCGAAGGAATTCGTGGGTCGCGTCAACTTTGCCGTCAGCTCGAAGGACGACTTCCAGCACGAGCTGAACGAGTACGGATACGATTACACCGGCGACAAGCCCCTGGTGTTGGCCCGCGATGCCAAGAACCAGAAGTTCATCATGAAGGACGAGTTCTCTGTCGAAAATTTGCAAGCGTTCGCCACCGAGCTGGATGAGGGTTCGCTCGAGCCGTACGTGAAatcggaaccggtgccggaaagCAACGACGGACCGGTGAAGGTGGCTGTGGCCAAGAACTTTGAAGAAGTCGTCGTAAACAATGGTGTCGATACGTTGGTCGAATTTTACGCCCCGTGGTGCGGCCACTGCAAGAAGCTCACGCCAACACTCGAGGAGCTTGGCACGAAGCTAAAGGACGAGGATGTGTCCATCGTGAAGATGGACGCTACGGCCAACGATGTGGCGCCAGAGTTTGAGGTGCGCGGTTTCCCGACTCTCTACTGGATGCCCAAGGACGCCAAGAGCAACCCACTCCGCTACGAAGGTGGTCGGGAGGTTGACGATTTCGTAAAGTACATCGCCAAACACGCCACGAGCGAGCTGAAGGGCTTCGACCGCTCCGGTAACGCCAAGAAAACTGAACTGTAA
- the LOC131206279 gene encoding threonylcarbamoyl-AMP synthase, with protein sequence MSIVRQTIAKLLVQKSIQGSTVRSKMNGFIKIEEPGTDTAPVIPISNNVAIRQAANLLESGQVIALPTDTVYGLACSANNPAAIQQLYAIKGRHGQKPVAICVADFDDLRYWGQADHLSDKLLQQLLPGAVTIVVRKSSHLDNPFLNPGVEKIGIRIPDFKFIRDVSRAFRYPIALTSANKSACQSTLNVHEFQCLWSSLGAVFDGGQLGLSEEQRAASTVIDLSEAESYRLIRAGVAAEHTKRVVEKFNFFANH encoded by the coding sequence ATGAGCATTGTGCGGCAAACTATCGCTAAGTTATTAGTACAGAAATCCATTCAAGGAAGCACGGTCCGTTCAAAGATGAATGGGTTCATAAAAATCGAGGAACCGGGTACAGATACGGCACCGGTCATACCGATCTCCAACAATGTCGCGATTCGCCAGGCTGCTAACCTGCTCGAATCCGGCCAAGTGATTGCCCTGCCGACCGATACCGTTTATGGTTTAGCTTGCAGTGCCAATAATCCAGCCGCCATCCAGCAACTGTACGCTATCAAAGGGCGGCACGGACAAAAGCCTGTGGCAATATGCGTTGCTGACTTTGACGACCTACGCTACTGGGGGCAGGCGGACCATCTTTCGGACAAGCTTCTGCAGCAACTGTTGCCCGGCGCAGTCACCATTGTGGTTCGAAAGTCGTCTCATTTGGACAATCCTTTCCTGAACCCTGGCGTCGAAAAGATTGGCATTCGAATACCAGACTTCAAGTTCATCCGGGACGTATCGCGTGCGTTTCGTTACCCGATTGCACTAACGAGTGCCAACAAGAGCGCATGCCAAAGCACACTGAATGTGCACGAGTTCCAGTGCCTGTGGTCCAGCTTGGGGGCCGTTTTCGATGGTGGGCAGTTGGGCCTATCGGAGGAACAACGTGCGGCATCAACGGTGATCGACTTATCGGAGGCCGAGTCGTACCGCTTGATACGGGCTGGAGTAGCTGCGGAACACACCAAGCGAGTtgtggaaaaatttaatttctttgcCAACCATTAA
- the LOC131206282 gene encoding DNA-directed RNA polymerase III subunit RPC10 has translation MLMFCPTCGNLLLVEEGTDSLRFSCNTCPYICKIKRKITSRIYPKLKEVDHVMGGSAAWENVDSTSTVCPACSHKLAYYMQIQTRSADEPMTTFYKCCKQTCGHLWRE, from the exons ATGTTAATGTTCTGCCCTACTTGTGGTAATTTGCTGCTCGTGGAAGAAGGTACTGATTCGTTACGCTTCTCCTGTAACACGTGCCCGTATATATGTAAGATAAAGCGGAAAATTACAAGCCGCATTTACCCGAAGCTGAAG GAAGTTGATCATGTAATGGGCGGATCTGCTGCCTGGGAAAACGTGGATTCAACCAGTACCGTGTGCCCAGCGTGCTCTCATAAGCTTGCGTACTACATGCAGATCCAAACTCGATCCGCTGACGAGCCGATGACAACGTTTTACAAGTGCTGCAAACAAACCTGTGGTCATCTGTGGCGTGAATAG
- the LOC131206280 gene encoding mitochondrial inner membrane protease subunit 2 gives MRFPTFLKSLLLGVPVGVTLLDAVGYVARVEGISMQPTLNPDAAVTDYVFLSRWAVRNMDVQRGDVISLISPKDPSQKIIKRVVALQGDVIATLGYKVPYVKIPEGHCWVEGDNTGNSLDSATFGPVSLGLVTARAVHIVWPPSRWQHLPSTVPKTRVPISLGKRSTADGNNGSSNSHTARSSSNNNASSIVTP, from the exons ATGCGATTTCCGACCTTCCTTAAATCGCTGCTCCTCGGCGTTCCTGTTGGCGTGACGCTACTCGACGCGGTTGGTTATGTAGCTCGCGTCGAAGGTATTTCAATGCAACCCACTCTCAACCCGGACGCCGCTGTCACGGATTATGTGTTCCTTTCGCGCTGGGCGGTACGAAATATGGACGTGCAGCGGGGCGATGTCATTTCTCTGATTTCACCCAAAGATCCCAGTCAGAAGATTATCAAGCGCGTTGTCGCACTTCAGGGAGACGTGATCGCCACGCTAGGATACAAAGTACCGTACGTTAAGATACCGGAAGGACATTGCTGGGTCGAAGGGGATAATACAG GCAACTCTTTAGATTCGGCAACATTTGGTCCAGTTTCGCTTGGATTGGTAACGGCCCGAGCGGTTCACATTGTTTGGCCTCCGTCGCGGTGGCAACATCTTCCTTCGACTGTGCCGAAAACGAGAGTTCCCATATCGCTGGGTAAACGATCGACAGCCGATGGCAATAATGGCTCAAGCAATAGTCACACGGctagaagcagcagcaacaataatgCTTCTTCCATTGTTACTCCTTAA
- the LOC131205976 gene encoding poly(A)-specific ribonuclease PARN-like, with protein sequence MEVTTKNFAEQLPAILEAIQNASFFAFDCEFTGLASDRLIFPFDTPEEVYQKTIEASPHYIIVQFGLCAFRVEPASEGSPRLTYKCYNFYCYPKNRTSVFSCQGESLRFLADHGFDFNKLFREGLSFANEAEAERLRSDLKERQATRAAALQAAADGNPEGAESEVNMVPVPAEHQEQIDETAAKIEAFLKSDDAELIVDNRNGFQRKLIYQMIEHRFQQQVSTSTITLENNHKCIKVERKRSPEQEKAFEEKRIAQENEELQNTIGLSLVLQELSKARKLVIGHNILLDLLYTIRQFFKPLPTDYKEFKKLTKEIFPLLLDTKYLCTNAEIKVNVNSSILAHVYEAVSKEPFSIPTVTSELPNHQYTGEDQKQHEAGYDAYLTGLCFLGLVSRFKVDLENLTKNSTLKQYMNRIFIARLVDNNYINLNGKEPTHSRDHIFYVTFPDTWRTGEIMAKFKPFGSVHISWLNNTSAFVSLHNRIASSLVLKTIGYHSGFSVHSFAQFMEMKLQRLGFKRRRNDSGSGGTGSQGESNAGAAKRANTNAEKEREEKGKKIGETDGGLVWAAGERNDDADGAGGWTTVKRARKTFNTSDDW encoded by the exons ATGGAAGTCACAACGAAAA aCTTCGCGGAACAGCTGCCCGCGATTCTCGAGGCGATCCAAAATGCGTCCTTCTTTGCCTTCGACTGTGAGTTCACTGGCCTAGCGTCGGACCGGCTTATTTTTCCTTTTGATACACCGGAAGAGGTGTACCAGAAGACGATCGAAGCGAGTCCACACTACATCATCGTTCAGTTCGGTTTGTGCGCGTTCCGCGTCGAACCGGCGTCCGAGGGCTCACCACGGCTAACGTACAAGTGCTATAATTTCTATTGCTACCCGAAAAACCGGACCAGCGTGTTCAGCTGCCAGGGTGAAAGCCTTCGGTTTCTGGCCGATCATGGATTCGACTTTAACAAACTGTTCCGGGAGGGTCTCTCGTTCGCCAACGAAGCCGAAGCGGAGCGGCTGCGTTCGGACTTGAAGGAGCGACAAGCGACCCGGGCTGCCGCATTACAAGCGGCAGCCGACGGCAACCCTGAAGGCGCTGAGTCGGAAGTCAACATGGTGCCAGTGCCGGCGGAACATCAGGAGCAGATTGACGAAACGGCTGCAAAAATAGAAGCATTTTTGAAGTCGGACGATGCGGAACTTATCGTGGATAACCGCAACGGATTTCAGCGCAAGCTAATCTACCAGATGATCGAACATCGCTTCCAGCAGCAAGTATCTACCTCGACGATAACGCTGGAGAACAACCATAAATGCATTAAGGTGGAGCGGAAACGATCGCCCGAGCAAGAAAAGGCATTCGAGGAGAAGCGCATTGCACAGGAGAACGAAGAGTTGCAGAACACCATCGGCCTGTCGTTGGTGCTGCAGGAGCTATCGAAGGCACGCAAGCTAGTCATCGGTCACAACATATTGCTGGATCTGCTCTACACTATCCGGCAGTTCTTCAAGCCCCTCCCAACGGACTACAAGGAGTTTAAGAAGCTGACAAAGGAAATCTTTCCTCT ATTGCTCGATACCAAGTACCTGTGCACGAACGCAGAAATCAAGGTGAACGTCAATTCGTCAATCCTGGCACACGTCTACGAAGCGGTGAGCAAGGAGCCATTTTCAATACCGACGGTCACTTCCGAGCTGCCAAATCATCAGTACACCGGAGAAGATCAGAAGCAGCACGAAGCGGGATACGATGCGTACCTTACGGGGCTTTGCTTTTTGGGGCTCGTTAGCCGCTTCAAGGTGGACCTGGAAAACCTCACCAAAAATTCCACATTGAAGCAATACATGAACAG GATCTTCATTGCGCGACTGGTGGACAACAATTACATTAATCTCAATGGGAAAGAGC CCACCCACTCGCGTGATCATATATTCTACGTCACATTTCCGGATACCTGGCGCACCGGGGAAATTATGGCCAAGTTTaagccgttcggttcggtgcacATCAGCTGGCTGAACAATACGTCGGCCTTCGTATCGCTGCACAACCGGATCGCGTCCAGCTTGGTGCTGAAAACGATCGGCTACCATAGCGGGTTCAGTGTGCACAGCTTCGCTCAGTTCATGGAAATGAAACTGCAA CGCCTTGGATTtaaacgacgacgaaacgatTCGGGTAGTGGTGGAACAGGAAGCCAGGGAGAGAGCAACGCCGGTGCTGCGAAGCGCGCCAACACCAAcgcggaaaaagaaagagaagaaaaaggcaaaaaaataGGGGAAACCGATGGGGGCCTCGTGTGGGCAGCGGGTGAACGCAATGACGATGCCGACGGTGCAGGCGGCTGGACGACGGTGAAGAGAGCCCGCAAAACGTTCAACACCAGCGACGATTGGTAG
- the LOC131205977 gene encoding venom acid phosphatase Acph-1-like → MYYLSRRVLIMLACSSVVIITVVFFTAYGAYGAPSSAEDFSAEQESDFLIGDRQLQQVVVFFRHGQRTPADTYPNDPYLNYTFEPYDWGQLTNEGKFSLYSEIGQWLRDRYGSFVGPYRAKNVHVQTTGVSRTQMSMQIVLAGLFPPDDSALQWNRNLNWQPIPYFSEPLDKDTLLLVRVSCRRYAEAIQEVFKLPEVVKLMSDNQQLYQNLTDLTGMQIATPDDVQSLFSTLKAESDFGLELPAWTKEYYPDRLLPLTKKSYSLNVYTDEMKRLKGGPFLRKTLDEWDTLIANPSGAHEKLLLYAGHDSTVVNLLSAFQVWNEKVLPDYGVMGILELYRDVGTGQYSVVVSRKQLGKRVKRLTIPGCTLFCPIAKLKTVLHATIPTDWTTECVAKDPDTVEPPPSGP, encoded by the exons ATGTACTATCTCAGCAGACGCGTACTCATTATGTTGGCGTGCAGTAGTGTAGTGATCATCACAGTGGTCTTTTTTACCGCTTACGGGGCGTACGGAGCGCCGTCGTCCGCGGAGGACTTCTCGGCCGAACAGGAGTCAGATTTCCTAATCGGTGACCGACAACTGCAGCAAGTAGTCGTG TTTTTCCGGCACGGTCAGCGCACACCGGCAGATACTTACCCGAACGATCCTTATCTCAACTACACCTTCGAGCCATACGATTGGGGTCAGCTGACTAATGAAGGAAAATTCTCGCTGTACAGTGAGATTGGGCAGTGGCTGCGCGATCGCTACGGAAGCTTCGTGGGTCCTTATCGCGCGAAAAATGTGCACGTGCAAACGACGGGCGTCTCGAGGACTCAGATGTCGATGCAGATAGTGCTGGCCGGACTGTTCCCACCGGACGACTCCGCGTTACAGTGGAACCGAAACCTGAATTGGCAACCGATACCCTATTTTAGCGAACCGCTCGATAAGGACACG CTGTTGCTCGTGCGAGTTTCGTGCCGGCGATACGCAGAGGCTATACAGGAAGTTTTCAAGCTGCCCGAAGTCGTGAAGCTCATGAGTGATAACCAACAACTGTACCAGAATCTCACCGATCTTACCGGCATGCAGATTGCCACACCGGATGACGTGCAGTCACTGTTCAGTACGCTAAAGGCAGAG tCGGATTTTGGTCTTGAGCTCCCAGCGTGGACCAAGGAGTACTATCCGGATCGATTGTTGCCGCTGACAAAGAAAAGCTACTCCCTAAACGTCTACACCGATGAGATGAAACGACTCAAGGGTGGTCCGTTTCTGCGGAAAACACTGGACGAATGGGATACGTTGATTGCCAATCCGAGCGGTGCACACGAAAAGCTTCTGCTCTACGCGGGACACGATTCAACGGTCGTCAATCTGCTGTCAGCGTTCCAGGTGTGGAACGAGAAGGTTCTACCCGATTACGGAGTCATGGGCATACTGGAACTCTACCGTGACGTTGGAACCGGACAGTACAGTGTTGTCGTTAGCCGGAAGCAGCTTGGAAAGCGCGTAAAACGACTAACCATCCCCGGGTGTACGCTGTTCTGTCCGATCGCAAAGCTGAAAACGGTGCTGCATGCAACCATACCTACCGACTGGACGACAGAGTGTGTGGCCAAAGATCCCGACACTGTCGAACCGCCACCGTCAGGGCCGTGA
- the LOC131216575 gene encoding E3 SUMO-protein ligase NSE2-like has translation MNMFDANMRKVSDSLNNTVQLAAEYGDESLKELKQYSELAEKLCEIESLMSTHRKAITEAAREQTVEAFDRTYDAHTNKKNPYYKGHKRYKTFVQYAKPLLDPSLEGGDQQEADEDDDLIIENDDSNMIDPITKRPLEVPVRNRQCNHVYEKDVIEDMLKKNANTRCPVVGCPEPNFIQPKLLVVDRNLQQKLQRLNMNA, from the exons ATGAACATGTTCGATGCGAATATGCGTAAAGTGAGCGATAGCCTCAACAACACTGTTCAATTGGCCGCAGAGTACGGGGATGAAT CGCTCAAGGAACTGAAACAATATTCAGAGTTGGCCGAAAAGCTGTGTGAAATCGAAAGTCTCATGAGCACACACCGGAAAGCAATCACCGAGGCCGCACGGGAGCAAACGGTGGAAGCTTTTGATAGG ACTTATGACGCCCATACTAACAAAAAGAACCCTTATTATAAGGGACACAAGCGTTACAAAACATTCGTGCAGTACGCAAAACCCCTGCTCGATCCATCGCTCGAAGGAGGTGACCAACAAGAggccgacgaagacgatgattTGATCATAGAAAATGATGACAGTAACATGATCGACCCAATAACGAAGCGTCCTCTGGAGGTCCCGGTGAGGAACAGGCAGTGCAACCACGTGTATGAAAAAGATGTCATCGAAGACATGCTCAAGAAGAATGCAAATACACGATGCCCGGTTGTGGGGTGTCCTGAGCCAAATTTCATACAGCCAAAATTGCTAGTTGTCGACAGAAACTTACAGCAAAAATTGCAACGCCTAAATATGAATGCTTAA